The Nitrospira sp. CR1.1 sequence TTGGTGGAGGAGCACCAGTGGGCGGAGCCGTTGCAGAGCGACATCCCGAGGGTCCTTGCCGAGAATCTGTCCCGGCTGTTGGGAACGAAGCAGGTCGCCGTCCATCCGCAGAGCGCCGGCGACCACGCGGAGTATCGCGTGGCGGTGGATGTTCAGCGATTCGAATCCACGCTCGGCAGCAGGGCCTCGATCGACGTCCTCTGGACCATTCGTCAGAGCTCCAGAAGCGAGGCTACATTCAAGACCGGACGATCGAGCGTGGAGGAACCGGTCGCCGATCCGAGTTATGAGGCGCTTGCCGCGGCCCATAGCCGAGGCCTGGTCCGGGTCAGTCGCGATATCGCGGATGCGATCCGGTCGTGGCGCCAATGACGATCCGATCGGGCTCCGTCGATTCCCTTGCCGGGGGATGTGGGTCAATCGGGTCGTGGCTGGCCTGATGGATCGCCCGGTGTCGCAGTCACGCTGTCGTTTCCGCCATGTCGGCGGCGAAGCTCCTTCTTGTACGCGCGACGTTCTTCGGGCGACATGCTCTGAAATTTTTCCCGCAACTCCTTCCGCTGCCCGGGCGGGAGTGACTTGAACCATCGCCGGGCATTGCGTACCGATTCGCGCTGCTCAGGCGGTAATTGGCGGAACTGTTGATACCGCTCGCGTAATTGCTGTCGTTGCTCCGGTGGAAGCGACCGCCATTGCTTGAACCGCTGCTTCGCCTCCTGACGCTCTTCGGGCGTCATGGTGCCCCACTGCTGCGCCCCATTCCGCAATCGTTGCTGTTTGCGCGGCGGCAACTGATCCCAGTTGTCGCTGAACCGTTGCAACAGTTGCTGTTCGCCCGGGCTGAGTTGGCTCCATGGCACCCCTGCCTGGTCGCCTTGCGCCCACGCGGGCATCACCCCGATGACCAACACCAGTATTCCTATCAACGGCAGGTTCATGGGCCGGTTGGCATCCTCAGTGAGTCGCGCGGGTGGTCTTTGGCAGACGTTGACGGGGTCTCCTTCGCAGGCTTACGAGCCTCTGCGGGCATTCCGTTGCGATCAGGCTTTGGTTTCGCCGGAGGCGGCGCAACAGGATTGTCTGTTATGGTAAACGGATCGATCCACCGGCCCTCCTCGGCCTGCCAACTCCCCAGGAAATCGAGCAATTCGGCATCCGGTTCTTCTGTCGGTGCCGGCGCCGCTTCCGCAATCCCGACGGCCAGGCAGAACAGGAGCATCAGTCCCGGTCTACCCGGTGGTGGCGGTACCATCGGCCAGCCAATCGTAAAATTCGAGGTCTTCGGACAATTCGAAATTTTCCGGCGATTGCATCAGTTCAAGATCTTCCAACAGCAGAGGCGAATGGTTGGCGCCATTCGCCTGCCACAGCCACATCGTCACCGCCAGAACGGCCATTGAAGCCAGGGCCACACCGCCGACCCATTGAAACCAGGGCCGCCGCGCAGAGGACCGGCTTACGGCATGCACCCGCGCGCGTTGCACGGCCAGCACGGTCTTTCGATCGAGCGCCTGCACACTCTGATCGAGAAGACGCTTCGCCGACGAGGCCAGCGGATCTGGCTGTTCGTCCGATCGTTCGTTCATGGCCAATGTGCTCCCAATCGCTGGCGCAACACCTGCAGAGCCCGGAACAAGTGGGTTTTCACGCTGCCCTCGGAACACCCCATGGCTTGGGCCGTTTGCGCCACATCCAACTCTTCCCAAATACGCAGGAGAAAGGCCTGCTGCTGCCGAAGCGGCAACGCGCGCAGGGCCACTTCCAGTTCTGCACAGGCCCGCTTGCGCTGCACCTCGCCATCCGGCGCCGGGGCGGTTGAATCGGGAATCTGCTCCAGCGGATCTTCCGCCTCTTCGTCATCCTGCGCACCATGGAAAAATTCCCGCAGACGGTTCCGCACCCGCTCCCGCCGGTACCAATCACGAATGCGGCTCTGGAGAATGCAATGAAACAGCGCGCCCCATTCCTCCTCGGGCCGCTGGGCATACTTCTGTGCCAGTTTCAGCATGGCATCCTGGACAAGATCAAGCGCCTCATCCTCATTCCCCGTGGCAATGTGCGCCATGCGGAATGCGCGTCGCTCAATCCCCGCCAGAAACCGGTCCAATGCCTGGGTTCGATCCAGTGATCCCACCCTCTCACCCAGGCAGATGCCTGGCTGCTCATGAACGGCGATAGGGGAATGGCAGCCGCTCATCCCCGTGTTCATCCTCTATGCGTCCCGTGACCGACCATTGAAGACCTATGCGCGGCAGCGGCATGGGCCTGATTTTGGCTGAGGTCGGCCCGATTCTCGACCCCAATTCCCGTGAAATCAAGACAGGTCAAGAGAAAATCTCCGGTCGCGACGCGCATGCGCGTGGTCCCTAGGCAAAAGAATCGCTGGTCGTCCCCGCCCGCCGTTTTTCAGAGCGAGCTTCTCTTCGGTCACAACGCAGGAGGAGACTCCCGGTTGACAGCATGCCTTCATAGGAACCGGAACGTTATGGAAGAAACCGCTGGTGGTATTGGAGAGAAGGCGCGGAAAGGACTGTGCGGAGGAACCTACTTGGCTTTTCCCCCATCGGCCGGCTTCTTGCCGCCCACCCAGGAAACGGATGGGATCCGGGCGACGAGATCCAGGCGCTCGTGCGCGTCATCGTCCTTCAGGTCCGGTCCGACACTATAGAGGACGCCCTTTTTCATATTGACCAGCATGGGCAGGCCGCTAAAGGGATCGTAGAGCCCTTGGCCGGCCTTGGCTAACCTGGTCAGCAGGTCCTGCTCCGGCGGAGTACGGCGTAACCAGGCCTGCAGCGAGACCAGCCGCAAGCGGGCATCGGTCTCCAGGACTCGACCACCGTACGTTTCCCATGCGGGTAGCGGATCCACCCCGACGAGACTCTCTATGGGATTCACCACCATATCGCTGATGCTATACGGAGCGATTCGCACAAATTGTGATTGCTTCGGCAGGTCGGCATACCGTCCGTCCGCTGCTGCTTTTCCCGCAGCGTCATAATATTCTGC is a genomic window containing:
- a CDS encoding DUF3106 domain-containing protein, whose product is MNLPLIGILVLVIGVMPAWAQGDQAGVPWSQLSPGEQQLLQRFSDNWDQLPPRKQQRLRNGAQQWGTMTPEERQEAKQRFKQWRSLPPEQRQQLRERYQQFRQLPPEQRESVRNARRWFKSLPPGQRKELREKFQSMSPEERRAYKKELRRRHGGNDSVTATPGDPSGQPRPD
- a CDS encoding RNA polymerase sigma factor, which encodes MGSLDRTQALDRFLAGIERRAFRMAHIATGNEDEALDLVQDAMLKLAQKYAQRPEEEWGALFHCILQSRIRDWYRRERVRNRLREFFHGAQDDEEAEDPLEQIPDSTAPAPDGEVQRKRACAELEVALRALPLRQQQAFLLRIWEELDVAQTAQAMGCSEGSVKTHLFRALQVLRQRLGAHWP